The Symphalangus syndactylus isolate Jambi chromosome 1, NHGRI_mSymSyn1-v2.1_pri, whole genome shotgun sequence DNA segment CCTAAAGTGCTGTGCTCCTATCCACTGCTTGCCCATGGCCAGTGGGGGCTGTGAGGGCCAAGAACTGGCTGAGAGGAGCCACCATGGAGTCTGTCTATTTCATCATCTGCAGAAACAGCTGCATGGTACTAATGGTGATGAACCCACCCCAGGCTGCTGGAGAATCCACACTGTAGGTGATCACGCTACGTGAACTGCATCCTTCCTGGCTGGTGGCTGTCACCCAGCATCCCTGCAGCAACTGCCCCCTTTCCGGGGGTTCTCCCACCAAGTCCCCACTCTCATCCTCTGCTGCCCAGACCTGCAGCTTCCCCCACCTACAGCCCCGTTCTGCCACttaagaggtgtgtgtgtgagcactTTGTGCCTCGGTTTCCACCTCTGTACTCTGGGTGGCTATAGTCCTACCTCGGGGTGTTCTCACAGTCAGAGGAGTTAACACTGACAAGCTGGGTGGCAAGGGTTCaaggggaaggaatggggtgcACCGGTGGAGCCAGGGGGCTTTCGAGTGGGGGACCCAGAACGGTGGGTACAAGTCTCTGCACTTTGCTCTACACCGACAGCATGTACAACAGGCAGTGAGAACCTGGATGCAAAAGGTGGGCTTCCGTTAATGATATTTTATCAGTATTGGCTCATCAATGATAACAAATGCACCACCATTGCACGATGTTAGTAATAGGGGAAATGGGCGAGATATGGAGACTATCTACAtacttcccacttttttttttctgtaaacccaactgctaaaaaataaaaataaatcgatctatcaaaaacaaaacaaaaacatgccaaGCGAAGAGCCTCCATGCAGTGGGAGCCGCCGACGTTCGTCGCTTTTACGCCCCATCGTCACCAGATCCTTGTTTATGCACCTGGCCTGGAGACTCGGAGCCTCGGGAGCTGGGCTCTCGTCCTAGCCGTCCCCAAAGCGCCGGCTCCCAGCGTCAGCCCCTGGCTTTTCCCGGCCCGCAGCTGCCGGCGCGGGCCGGAGCCACGGATTTATGAGGCCACAGCGCCCCCTGCTGGCCCCGCTCAACCGCCGGGAGCCCAGACTACGCGGGACTCCCTGGCTGCGCCACGCCTGCGCCCCGTGCTCGTCCTGCACACGATGTCCAGCTTGTCACAGGTAACGACACGGAAAAGCTCGAACGCTCGTGACTTTATTGCGGAAAAGCCCCGCAGTGCTGGAGCGCAGCCTATGCTGGGACTGCCCCTGCTGGCGTCCGGGGGACCCAGTCTGGCTTCTGCAGCAGAGCAGGGCGGGGTGCCTGCAGGGCGCAGCGGCGGGGACGCGGCCAGCGGCGGCGACTCCTTGGTCAGGGCCCAGCACGGGGGCCTTACTTGATGATAGTCGCTTACTAGTCCTGAACGCCTTATTGGGGCTAACTTAGTACTCCGGGTGACTGTGCGAGGTCACTGTTACAGCCCCTTTACCAATGAAGCGGCACAGAGAGGTCGCGTAACTCTCCCGAGGGTGCACAGTCGGTGAAGGAGTCCGTCCGGGGACCCCCTGCGAAGCTGCCTCTGCCCACTGGTTTTCGGGTCTGAGAAATGGGCACAGCCGACCCCCCCGCCTTCGCGGCCCGTCTGGGCTGGCCCGAAAGTTCGGGGTCGTCCGCGCAGAGGTGGGCACGGGGCGCAGGCGGGCGCGGCTCGCTAGGGCTGCAGCTCGTACTGCCGCTCGGTGGCCGTGTAGAAGTCCTCCAGCACCGACTGCAGGAACTCGAAGGTGGGCCGCTCCTCGGGCCGGCTGCGCCAGCACTCGGCGATGACGCCGCGGTACAGCTCGGGCGGGCAGGTGTCGGGGCGCGGCATGCGGTAGCCGCGCTCCAGGTTGCGGATGACCTCGGGGTTGCTCATCCCTGCGGCAGAGGGGACCGCGAGCGGGGGTGAGGGATGGGGGTCCTCAGTGGGTGGGGGGCCCTGAGCGTCCCGCGGGGCACAGTGGGCCCAGGCAGGGGACAGCAGTGCCCACAGTCCCAAACCACTTCTCCAGCCTGCGTTGCCTGGCCGCCCAGTCTCCAAACAGCCCTTTACTTTTTATTGCCTGGGGAACGCCTAGAAATGAGGCTGTAGATTTTCTCCTGAGTGCGGGGCAGGTCCTCTGAGGATGGGACCCTCCCTCTCTCGATTACCTGTGACCACCAGGGGCACAGCCAAGCCCATCACTCATGGGCAGCTGCCAGGTGCACACGGCAGCAGGTGACCCTAAGCCTGCCCACCTGTGGGGGCCAAGCGTCCGGAGCCCTTCGATTGTGGCTGGGGGCTGTTGCCCACGATTCTGGCCACACAGGAAGGGGCTTTGGGGAATCCACTATGGGTGCAATGCCAAGGGAGGCACAACCTGCCCTCAACTGAGAACAAGCTGTTGGGAGTAAACTTGAGTTCGGATGTGCCCTTTGTCTGGATTCCAGTTTGTGGGACTCGTTTGACCTCTGCTGGAGGAAGGAGACACAGCCCTGTGGTCCAGAGCAACAGTGATGCAGGGGGCAGAGCTCCACCCCAGATGCTATGCCTGGGTCTCCATCTTCGCCCTAGGACTCACTCTGAAAAGAATCGGGCAGCCACAGGCACCAAGGACAGGCGACCTGCCGTCAGGGCCGGCCAGGAAAGCAGGGAGCCGCGAGAGCCGCGGGGTGAGCCACCTACCTGGGTATGGCACCCGCCCGTAAGTAACAACTTCCATCAGGAGGACTCCAAAGGACCACACGTCTGCTTTGATGGTGAAGACCCCGAAGTGGATGGCTTCCGGGGCTGTCCACTTGATGGGGAACTTGGCCCCTGTGGCAAAAGCCATGcaagctttgggaggccacggccgGCGGACCCTGCCCTCCATCCTCACCCCTACCCCCGCTCCTGCTGTCCTTCTGGCAACCCCCACTGCGGGGCCTCGCAGGGCAGGGCGGCCGGGCATGGCGAGGGAGCTACTACCACATGACCAGGTGCGTGCAGACACGGCATCTGCAGCACAGAAAGACGACATGGACACCAATACCACGCAGTCACCCACTTCGTTTCTTTAAAAAGAGAGCGATGGCCTCAATGGGGAGCCACCACGTTTCCTGGTAGGATGGAAGGCGCCTGTTTCACCTTACAGGGGCCTTGTTTAATTAAAGAGACATGGCCTGGGCAAGCCATTTAAACCTGCCCGCGCCTCCGTTAGTCCCTTCCTGCAAAATGGAAATGGTGACACTTGTACCTCCGAGGGCCCCTATAAGGAAGAACTCACATCCGGCTGCCCTGTGAAGCACCTCAATGGCTGCAGCCCCGGCCAGCATTTGGAGCAGACCTCAGGGCTTGGCACTTCTCGGCCTCCCCTGGCCTCCATTTCTCGGTCTCCCCAGCCAGCCTGAAGTTCCCGAGAGAACAAGCCATATCCTGTCTGCTTGTCATCTGACTCGTAGGCTCAGCGGACACTGCTTGCTAGCTTGATAAATGTACGTGACCACTTCAGATTCTCTTGTGATGTAGATTTCCACCTCAGTTATATTCACAGAATAAAACAGAGTGCTCCATGGACACCCTAATACAGGCTGGTTTGCCGCTCGCACATGAGAGCTGTGTTTCCCACAGTGTGCTCTGTGAAAGCCTAATTCCGTGGAAGGTTAATGGGGGCtatataaaaatagtatttgggcgtggcttacgcctgtcatcccagcactttgggaggtcaaggcaggcagatcacctaaattcaggagttcgagaccagcctggccaacatggtgaaaccccatctctactaaacatacaaaaattagccagctgtagtggcacacgcctgtaatcccaactacttgggaggctgaggcagaagaattgcttgaacccaggaggcggaggttgcagtgagccaagattgtgccactgcactccagcctgggcgacagagactccatctccaaaaaaaaaaaaaaaaaaagtatttggagcTCAAATTAGTTTGGGAGGCACTAGGTGAGGCAAACAGAAACTGTTTCTttgctgcaggacttctcagtgCCTTTAATATGTTGATATGCACTGAGAATCTCCAAGACAGGGAGTAGCGGGGACTGCTGTTTCTCCACACCTACCTTATCCTAAAGCTCTTCCTCCATGGGAGGTCTCAGGGCCCTACCATTCTGCTGAACACATTTGGGGAAATGAAGGAAACGCTGATCTAGAGTTGTAGAAACCGTATAGCCCTCAGGTGTCTTCCCTTAGGGCTGTGCTGGGAGAAGTTAAAGGGGGCTTCGGGGAGCTGGGGAAGACAAGGCCCTAGGTTTCCCTTGTGGTTGGGGGCTGTGCTTACCCTCTTGGGCTGTGTATTCACTGTCGATGATTCGAGCCAAGCCAAAATCAGCAATTTTGCAGCACAAGGCCTCAGACACCAGGATGTTGGCCGCCCGCAGGTCGCGGTGGATGGAATTCATGCGCTCGATGTATGCCATCCCTTCAGCAATCTGAGGGAACAGGCACACGGTGAAGGACAGCCTGGGGGCCTCCACGCCAGGACCGAGCCCACACTGTCCCCTGCACAGCCCCTGTGGGCTGCTGGGGAAGGAGCTGTTTCTTGGACAGAGTAGAAAGATGGCTGTGTTGCTCCTCAGCCGAATAAACTCCTCTCCTCGAAGCCCAGAACGGCAGCGCAGCAACATGGGCATCAGAGACACAAGGGCTACCTGTGCCCCTCCCCCTCCTCGTTCTCCCTCCACACAGCTGTGTCCAAGGGTCTGCAGAGATTGAAGATAGATGAACACAGgcaggagaaaaggagagggagggagaagaaagggtaaggaaggagggggagggggtgcAGGAGGCAGGGACAGGCAGCTCTCCCTGGCTGGCTGGAAGCACAGCTCCTGGAGCTGGGGGCCCTCGGCTGGAGTCGCTGACCTCTAGCAAGCTGCTTAATCTCCCCGAGGGGCCACAGTCCTGACCTGGAACGTGAGGGATGTGGTCTCCAGGGCAGGGGGTTGAGGCAAGCATTAGACAAGGTGATTTTTGACCGAGGACCTCACCCAGCGCCTGCCCCATGGGGGCACCCAGGGAGAACTGGCAGATCCAGGTGGGCAGAGGCTGTGAAGAAGAAGAGCCTCGTCTCTCCCCCCCGATCACCAGCCTGGGCCAGGGATAGCAGCTAGTGCTGCTCGGTGCCTTTTAGCTGAGGAAACTAAGGTTTTATTCACCCAATcaatggatgaagaaactgaggcagaaagcaGAGACCCCATTTACCTCTTCAGACATGCGACTTCAAGAAGCCAGAACTAGAATTGATTCCACTTCTCCTTCTGCTTGCATTTCGTTGGTTTATCTATGAATCCATCCATCGATCCatgcacccatccatccatccatccacccgcccatccatccatccacacatccgTGCATCCATCCATGtatgcatccatccatgcatccatgcatccacccacccacccatccatccacacatccatccatgcatccatctatccatccatccatccatccatccatccatccccccacccatccatccatccatgcatgcatccatccatccatccatgcatccatgcatccatccatccatccatctatccatccacccgccccccacccatccatccatgcatccgtccatccatccatgcatccatccacctatgcatccatccatccacccgcccatccatccatccacacatccatgCATCCAaccatgtatccatccatccatgcatccacccatccatccacacatccatgcatccatccatgtatccatccatccatgcatccatgcatccatccatccatccacccacccagccatccatgtattcatccatctatgcattcattcatccatccatccatccacccatccatccatccacgcatccatccatccacccattcatccatccatgcatccatccacccacccaccccgcgacccaaccatccatccatccatccccttGCTACACCATTCAATCAATACACATTTACTAGTATGGGACTATGGGGAATATAAAACTGAGTACTAAATATATCTGGGTAGCATCTAACAGTACTCGTTCtgataactaatatttattgagcagtaccagaaatatatataaaaaaatgttgAGTAGGGCCCAGATCTGCTTTCAAGAAGAAGCTGCCCAGATCTGCTTAGCAAGAACAGTGCTTCCGGGAACACCCGAGCTAAGGGCTCTCTAGTAGTTTCTTGTCCAGGGAAACCGTCATAGAAATGACATTACACTTGAGCCATGGATGATGATAAGGATTCTGCCAGGTGGGAAGAGTTCCAGGCTTCCTGGGCAGAGGAGGCAGAGTGGTGGCGAGGCATGGGGCATGGGAACCAGTGGCATCTGGCTGCAAAGTGGGGCCCAAGGGATTGTGATTGCAGGGTTCTTGTGGGGTTGGCCAGATCTGGCCTTGGAGGAAAGGTCTGGTGGGACTTTGCATTGCTTCCTTTGGAGTAAGAAGAACCCAGAAGGGCCAGGTGTGTGTCTGCtcatgtgtgtgtgagtttgtgtgtttgtgtgtgagtttgtatgtctgtgtgtttgtgtgtttgtgagtttgtgtgtttgtgagtttgtgtgtttgtgtgagtttGTGAGTCTGAGTCTGTATTTGTGAGTCTGTGtgggtctgtgtctgtgtgtgagtctgtgtgtctgtgtgtgagtttgtgtgtctgtgtgagcctatgtgtttgtgtgtatatttgtgtgtgtgtgtgagtctgtgtgtttgtgtgtgagtctgtgtgagtttatgtgtgtgtgagagtgtgtgtgtgtgtacatgtgtgtctgGAGAGCCATTGGCATGGTCAGCATGTGGTTAGAGGCTGCCCTTCTGGGAGGTTCTCATTTTCTGGGTCCTCACCCCCAACTCTGTGGCTACATCCAGGTATTAAACTCAAATGGcttttcacatcctttgcccCTGGGTCACACAAGATTTCCCAAGGGGGTGTAGTGGGGATTGAATAGGAGACAGCAGAGGgtgagagaaggaaggggaaaggaagcaGCAGCAGTGGGCAGGCTTATCACTGCCCTAGGGTTTGAAGCCAGTTACCAGCACTCGTTTTCCAAAACCAGCCTGCCCAGATGGCTCTCTGCCCACCTCAGCGGAAAAAGGCGTTGTGGCATCAGTTCCTGCAGCGGCACTACTGGGTAAGGCTGGGCGAGGGGGGAGGGCTGATGTGGGCGGTGGGTGGGAGGGTTTCCTTTCAGtggcagctgtgtgtgtgtgtgtgtgtacacgcacGTGTGTGCCTCACAGGCTGACCACAGACCAAAACTTTTCTGCTGAGAGTTCCAGTTTTAACAGGGCCACCAGATGTGCTTCCTGCCAGCTAGAGCTCTCAGCTAAAACCCTCCTCTCCACTCTGTTCTTCACCTCACGGAGTCCAGAAGGTTCTGCATGTGAACGTGAGGGACACTGAGGACCAGTCCAGGGTAGCCGAGGAGGTCCAGCGCTCGCAATTCCCTGGTGGCAGAAGCTGGGGCTGTCCTCCAGGGCTCAGAGAAGTCATGTCCCTGGCACCTGTGTGTAGCTCAGGCCTGCCCATCAGCCTGAGGTCGACGCCAGGGCTGTGCAAAGGCTGAGGGCCCCTGGGATGGGATGTCCTACAGGAGATGTCTGTGGGCATCACCTAAGGAGGAGATGAGGTCACAACAGAACACACTTGCCTGCCGGGTTCAATGGAACTCTCGCTAACTCTATGTGTTTCCCATGACGTCCATTCGCCCTCTCTTCCTTCGGAACAGAATAGCCTCATTCCAACACAGCTGCCTGGGCCTAAGGCTCCATTCCCTGGGCTCCCTGGCAGCTGCGTGGGGCAGGAGGCACAGTGGCCAGGGTTTGCAAGTCCAACTGCAGTGGGTGACCTTGGGGATATCTGCCTAGAGGAAGGTGGCCTTCCGTACCCCGACTTATCCTGCTGGCTGAGGAGAGGATGGGGTGGTAAGGCACGGGCGGCCATTGTGGACAGAAGGTGGCACATGCCGCCCCTCCTCTGCACCTGGTACTTCACCAACCTGCGCCGACATGTCAATCAGCCTTGGGAGTGACAATCTGCTCCCTTCATCTGTCTTCAGGAAATCCAGCAGGCATCCTAAGAAAAGAGAAGTTGCAAGTGCCCTTCTGCAAAGTGACCCACCCCTGGTGGTGCCAGCCTCTCTCTGGTGTGAGTGGCTCCCCACTGGGGGCGGGAAGTGGCATTTTGTGCCCTCAGATCTCTCGGTGTTTCAGGAAGGATCTACCCACTGCTGCCGAGTGCCTTCCACTTTACAAAATGCCAGTCTCAGCACCCCAGGAGGCAGCCAATATACCAGCAGTTGCCCAGAAGTTAGGTTTCCGCCAGGTGCAGGGACCTGTCTGAAGTCACCCAGCCGGGAGCTGGGAGTGGGACCCCAGTTCTGACCCGAAGTTTCATGCCCCTTCTTGTCTTTCCCCCCGTGTCGGCCTCACTCCCTTGATCCCTGCTGGCAGACACCCTCTGCATCTGAGGACCAGACATCAGCAAGAAAGCACCAGAATGGAGAGAGCTGTCCCCCAGGTTTGCTGCAGGGGACAAATGCAGCTCCCCCTGGAATCAGAAAGCTGGGAGGGATGGATGCTTGCCCTAGGGGCAGGCTAGAGGCACCCCCAGCACAGCCTCTGACCGGGGCCCCCTTGGTGACCGTTGTTAGGGAGCCGTATCAACATGGGCATGTTAGGGTCCCGTAGGTGCAGTGTGTGGTCAGGGTCATAGGAGGGGAGAGAAAGTGCCATGAGAACTTGGCCATGCCATGGACCTCAGAGGCCATCAAGCCCAACCTCTCTGGCCATCCTTGTAAAATATTCACACAGCTGTAAATGGTTGCATGACCAGGAAGCAGGAGACCTAGATCTCGTACTGTCTCTGCACGCCTGGCCTGGTGCTTGTTTGACTTTGCAATGCTCTGTCCCTCCCAGCAGGTATCAAAGAGTGCTAGGCACAGAAGACGCACTCCAGAAATGCTGTCTGAACTGCTCCTGGGCTGAGAACATGGCTCTGTCAGAACCACTTCACCCTCCTGTTtctcaccctccctccctccgtccttcCCCGCCCCCACACCGCGCCATGCCCTAGATCTGCAGGACCCCCTGGCCTGGTGAACCCACCGCAGCGGACCCTCCTCCTCCTACTAAGCCCGGCCCTCCCGCCTCGCTCTGAGGGTGCAGCTCTGCGGGGGGCACCACCTCTGGCCATGTACTCGGTGACAATGTAGATGGGCTCCTTGGTGACTACTGCGTAGAGTCGGACCAGCCGCTCGTGCTGCAGAGCCTTCATCACGTTGGCCTCGCCCAGGAAGGCTTCTGGAGACATGGTTCCCTCCTTCAGCGTCTTAATGGCCACCTTCATGTTGTTTTTGTAGTAACCTGAGCCCGGGGCAGTGAGGAAGCCGGTCAGAAGACAGAGAGCTTGCTCGAAGGTGATCCCTTAACCAAAATCGGGGTAAGTGCCCAGGTGCCACCCCATTCCAGGTGCCAGAGCTGGAACATGCAGTTCCAGAGCCCATGGTTGTGTGGGGCCTACCTTGTGTCCCAGGTCCCTTCTATATGGGGCCTCAGGCAGTGGAGGAATGTACCCTGCCTGGGGGGCATTTCGCCTATTTGCCTCACACCCAGGGCGTGTGTCTTTCTGTCCTGCACGGAACctgcctccttcccccacccctcccctacaTAATGAGTCTCTTCCATCACACAATGGCTCCTTGGTGGAAATAAGCACACAGCCTGGGGTACACTGGGCAGGAGGACAAGGCATGGgggtctccttccctccttctgaaGCCCCAGGGCGGTCCTGTCCCACTCCTTGAACTACCTGTATCTCCACACTCTCCCTGCACTCCATGAAGTCCCCTGAAGGGCAAAAGACAACTCTACTTGCCTTTCTAGAGGACATGGGCCTTGGCAGGGACCTGGGTGCAGCTCCTGCCAAAGGCACCTTGGGCATCAGCCCCAGGTAAGGGAGGACTCATGGACCAGTCCAGGAATAAAACGGAACACGAGTTTTATATCCCGGTGGGCGGGGGGAAAAGGGGCAGGTGTCAGCAGCAATGGAAATGGGAGGACACCAGGCCTGGAGCTTCAGTGACTTGGCCAAAGTCCCGCGGCTGCCTTCGGTGTGCACTCAGGCTCTGGAACATCATGGCTTATCACATTTAACCTCCTGTTTCCATCTGGGTGATGAAAAGCTAAGGGGAGCTAACTCACCACTGCAGCTCCATGTCAAAGCCAGCTTCAGGCAGAGAACGCAGGAGGGAGCGACTTGGGGGCTGGGTGAGCTGGATTCTGTTCCTGCTCTGCCACCATCATAAGCGGCCCCAGCTGTTACAACGCAGCTCTGTACCTCCActgcctcctctgtaaaatgggtgtcCCTGCCTCTGTCCTCGCTCCCTCTCAAGACTTCTGGGGGAGGGATGACATGCTATGAAAATACTGAACCTGGACTGAGGATGCGGTGCAGGTGGAATGGGGGGAGAAAGGCTCCCACGTGTGCACACTCACCCATCCAGACTTCGCCGAATTGTCCAGACCCGAGTTTCCTGACCAGCTTGAGAGACTGCCGAGGGATTTCCCATTCATCTTGGGCCCAGGGGTTCTGCGGGGCCAGGCTCACACAGGGCAGGGTCAGCCTCTGGCAGAGACCATCCCCCTTCTCTGCATTAGGGAAGAAAAGACGGGGCTGGGGGTTACCAGAGCAGCCAGGCTCTACCTTGGGAGCGGTATCATTCCTAGCTGGCCCCTCACTCCCCAGCCACCCCACCCCCCTGCATGGATGTGTGCACACgcctgcacatgcacacacactcaactCTTTCTCTTCATTTGCGCGAAGCAGGGCATGCTATCTCTAAAATCGACCCGCTCACTCTAAGACTGAAAATGCTTGCTACTCTCTAAGGGGTTCCCTGCTGAGCCAGGAGAGAGAATTAGGGCCACCAATTCCCGGTGCTCAGCGTTGCTACCTCCTTAGGTCTAACTTTGGGATAATCTTTCCATCCCTCAAGGTGGCACCAATGGCTCACACAATTGGGAATCTTAGCGAGAGATCCAGGGGCTCTTGGGACAAGTCCCTGCCCCCATTGCACGCCCCCTCTTACTAGAATAGTGCTGCACCAGGGCCTGGAGCGAGGGGAAGGTGATCCGGGGGGAGATGTAGTAGCCCCCTTCGTCCAGGGAGCGGATCTTATAGTGCTTGATCAGCTCCCCCTGGGTGGTGACGTCCTTCACAGACAGGGAGAAGGCACCTGGAGGGTTCATGGAGACACACGCACGAGAAGTAAGGCACAAAGACAAAAAACGGGACTGGGATTTGGGTCTCATTTTAAAGCTTTGAAAAAAGTTCCCCAATTCTGTTCTTCACTGTCACCACTCCCTCCACAAGTTCCCTTTCCCTGCCTCTCAACCTCCACCCTTTCAGAAGCCTCCCCTGTGAGTTCCATCTGACTCTGACCTTGACATCCCCCCACTGTCCCCGAAAACTCAGCCAGGGAATCAGAGCCCTGCGGCAGGCAGGACAGTTTCTCAGCAATCATATAGGTCCCCACTTGGGCACCTGGTCACTCGGGGATGCTTTGCCATGGACTATTGAGAACTCTAGTCTCGTTGGAGGGACTAGGggctttattttctggctaaaGAGGGTATCTCTTACTCCTACAAGCAGATAGCCAATCACAGCTGCAAGTACCCATGTCCATGGCGGACAGCGTAATAAGCTATTCCCAGGGGCTCTGTTCAGTCATTTGCTGCCTGTTACATACACCTGTTATTTTGTCTTCCCGGTTAATGTTTTCCCGCAGGCAAGTGGTAGCAGATGTCAAGGGTTAAGGACAACTTAGAAGGTAAGAGTTTCCAGGTAAGAAAAGCTTTTCCATGAACTTGATGTTTTCATAAAATGCGTCTGTCCAGCAACCTGGGTAGCATGACCTCACCCTGCCCCTTACCCATTTGGGAGATGGGGACGCTGGGGCCCAGAAGAGTTCGCGGCAGGCTGGGGGGGCTCCCTGTTCCCCAACAgccagcttcaacaattatcaagTTATCAAGTGAgccagcttcaacaattatcaagAGAGCCGACTCAAGTGAGTCCGCGCCTACCACGAGCAGTACCACGCCTAACCGCCAGGGGTCAGGCACGGACCCCTCGTTCTCTGTGTCGACGCTTGGTTTTCCGCGGTCGTGATTGACTTAAGGCTCTTTCCTCTCCTatcaattcccctgcctcaaccccctTCTACCTCCAGTTTCCCTCAGCCAATGTGCCTCTCTCATCACCTGCTTGCAAAAGGACGCCCAGAGGCGTACGCCTTGCTGTTGCCGCAGCCTCTCCACACCTCCACCCCAGCCTCAGCCCAGACGCTGCAAACTGTCTCCCCGACCCTGCCCGGGTGCAGCTGTGCCCCTAGTCTCTAAGGAACCCGAGCCTGGCCTTAGGGAGTTCATTCATCAAGGGCTTTTCTCTCCATTTTGTAGGCTGCCCTTGTGTCAGGTGCCTCGGGCAATGAGCCCAGGAGCCCGCTCACCATGCAGTGACGCTGCCCAAGCTGGTGCTTTAGGTCCCTCACTTGCCTGGCTGCTGTAAGGCCCTGTCCCTGACGGCTTCCGACAGTTTGGTGTCCTTTGTAAAGACGACCTCAGATCCTATCAGCTTCAGTTTCACAAAACCTGGATCCCCTGTCTCTGTGGTATGTCTGGACTGCTCTGGGCAGGCAGGGCCTGGCTCTGAGATGAAGATTTCTCAGCACTGAAGGACCACCTGACTTTGGGCTGTGAAACTAGTCTGTCCTAACATAGA contains these protein-coding regions:
- the BLK gene encoding tyrosine-protein kinase Blk isoform X4 — encoded protein: MQAQECSGLRMGLVSSKKPDKEKPIKEKDHGQWSPVKVSAEDKDPPPLPPLVVFNHLTPPPPDEHPDEDEHFVVALYDYAAMNDRDLQMLKGEKLQVLKGTGDWWLAKSLVTGREGYVPSNFVARVESLEVERKTVSPGLTGSGTGRAAGQRALTPPRWFFRSLGRKEAERQLLAPINKAGSFLIRESETNKGAFSLSVKDVTTQGELIKHYKIRSLDEGGYYISPRITFPSLQALVQHYSKKGDGLCQRLTLPCVSLAPQNPWAQDEWEIPRQSLKLVRKLGSGQFGEVWMGYYKNNMKVAIKTLKEGTMSPEAFLGEANVMKALQHERLVRLYAVVTKEPIYIVTEYMARGCLLDFLKTDEGSRLSLPRLIDMSAQIAEGMAYIERMNSIHRDLRAANILVSEALCCKIADFGLARIIDSEYTAQEGAKFPIKWTAPEAIHFGVFTIKADVWSFGVLLMEVVTYGRVPYPGMSNPEVIRNLERGYRMPRPDTCPPELYRGVIAECWRSRPEERPTFEFLQSVLEDFYTATERQYELQP
- the BLK gene encoding tyrosine-protein kinase Blk isoform X2, which encodes MGLVSSKKPDKEKPIKEKDHGQWSPVKVSAEDKDPPPLPPLVVFNHLTPPPPDEHPDEDEHFVVALYDYAAMNDRDLQMLKGEKLQVLKGTGDWWLAKSLVTGREGYVPSNFVARVESLEVERKTVSPGLTGSGTGRAAGQRALTPPRWFFRSLGRKEAERQLLAPINKAGSFLIRESETNKGAFSLSVKDVTTQGELIKHYKIRSLDEGGYYISPRITFPSLQALVQHYSKKGDGLCQRLTLPCVSLAPQNPWAQDEWEIPRQSLKLVRKLGSGQFGEVWMGYYKNNMKVAIKTLKEGTMSPEAFLGEANVMKALQHERLVRLYAVVTKEPIYIVTEYMARGCLLDFLKTDEGSRLSLPRLIDMSAQTLGHSCVEGERGGGGAQVALVSLMPMLLRCRSGLRGEEFIRLRSNTAIFLLCPRNSSFPSSPQGLCRGQCGLGPGVEAPRLSFTVCLFPQIAEGMAYIERMNSIHRDLRAANILVSEALCCKIADFGLARIIDSEYTAQEGAKFPIKWTAPEAIHFGVFTIKADVWSFGVLLMEVVTYGRVPYPGMSNPEVIRNLERGYRMPRPDTCPPELYRGVIAECWRSRPEERPTFEFLQSVLEDFYTATERQYELQP
- the BLK gene encoding tyrosine-protein kinase Blk isoform X3, translated to MQAQECSGLRMGLVSSKKPDKEKPIKEKDHGQWSPVKVSAEDKDPPPLPPLVVFNHLTPPPPDEHPDEDEHFVVALYDYAAMNDRDLQMLKGEKLQVLKGTGDWWLAKSLVTGREGYVPSNFVARVESLEVERWFFRSLGRKEAERQLLAPINKAGSFLIRESETNKGAFSLSVKDVTTQGELIKHYKIRSLDEGGYYISPRITFPSLQALVQHYSKKGDGLCQRLTLPCVSLAPQNPWAQDEWEIPRQSLKLVRKLGSGQFGEVWMGYYKNNMKVAIKTLKEGTMSPEAFLGEANVMKALQHERLVRLYAVVTKEPIYIVTEYMARGCLLDFLKTDEGSRLSLPRLIDMSAQTLGHSCVEGERGGGGAQVALVSLMPMLLRCRSGLRGEEFIRLRSNTAIFLLCPRNSSFPSSPQGLCRGQCGLGPGVEAPRLSFTVCLFPQIAEGMAYIERMNSIHRDLRAANILVSEALCCKIADFGLARIIDSEYTAQEGAKFPIKWTAPEAIHFGVFTIKADVWSFGVLLMEVVTYGRVPYPGMSNPEVIRNLERGYRMPRPDTCPPELYRGVIAECWRSRPEERPTFEFLQSVLEDFYTATERQYELQP
- the BLK gene encoding tyrosine-protein kinase Blk isoform X1, translated to MQAQECSGLRMGLVSSKKPDKEKPIKEKDHGQWSPVKVSAEDKDPPPLPPLVVFNHLTPPPPDEHPDEDEHFVVALYDYAAMNDRDLQMLKGEKLQVLKGTGDWWLAKSLVTGREGYVPSNFVARVESLEVERKTVSPGLTGSGTGRAAGQRALTPPRWFFRSLGRKEAERQLLAPINKAGSFLIRESETNKGAFSLSVKDVTTQGELIKHYKIRSLDEGGYYISPRITFPSLQALVQHYSKKGDGLCQRLTLPCVSLAPQNPWAQDEWEIPRQSLKLVRKLGSGQFGEVWMGYYKNNMKVAIKTLKEGTMSPEAFLGEANVMKALQHERLVRLYAVVTKEPIYIVTEYMARGCLLDFLKTDEGSRLSLPRLIDMSAQTLGHSCVEGERGGGGAQVALVSLMPMLLRCRSGLRGEEFIRLRSNTAIFLLCPRNSSFPSSPQGLCRGQCGLGPGVEAPRLSFTVCLFPQIAEGMAYIERMNSIHRDLRAANILVSEALCCKIADFGLARIIDSEYTAQEGAKFPIKWTAPEAIHFGVFTIKADVWSFGVLLMEVVTYGRVPYPGMSNPEVIRNLERGYRMPRPDTCPPELYRGVIAECWRSRPEERPTFEFLQSVLEDFYTATERQYELQP